A segment of the Nostoc sp. TCL26-01 genome:
GTTGGGTTACCCTGAGGGAAAGCCAAGGGCGAACGCTATCACTCAACCCAATTTACATTTCTACTTCTTCGAGAAGTGGGGAAACTGAATTTCCTTTCTGTTTCTTGTCAAGAAAGCTTGAATATTTCTCATGTGATTTTCCCATAATCGATTTATCGAAAAGTCACTGTCAACTCCCATTGCCAGGAAATACAAAACAAATGATTAAAATATATTTAATATTTTTTGGTAAAAAAAACTGCACTTTCCGATAATTTTTCAGAGTAATTATTAACTAGCTGGCAAATTTATCCATTAAAACCTTGGTTTCCAGGTTTTAACAATCAATGCTGCCAAAAAAACGGTCATCTTTCTTGAGGAGAAAATAGCTATGCCCATTCATGATGTGAGTCACAAATCAAATCTTTTTGACGGGCAAAGTGCTGCTTATCCCTCCTCATCAGATATTTTTCCTATTCCGAATAATTATAATTTTAACTTTGGTAATGGTGGTAGCTCTGACCCAGAAGGAGATGATGACTCAGAAATGGCGGCAAAGGCTGTGGCTACTACTAGTAGCTATAACTCTACAAATGGTTATGGCTTGATTAATGCAGGTGCAGCTGTCTCCCAAGCGGCTGGACAAAGCCCTTACAATGATGTGCCAAATTTGGGTGGAACTAATTGGGGATTAGATGCAATTAATGCCCCAGAAGCTTGGGCAAATGGCTATACAGGTAATGGGGTAATTGTAGCGGTGATTGATACTGGTGTTGATGCTAATCACCAAGATTTAAAAAATAATATATGGACTAATACGAAAGAAATTGCTGGTAATGGTATAGATGATGATGGTAATGGCTATGTAGATGATGTTCACGGTTGGAATTTTAACGATAACAATAACAACACCCTAGATAATAATGGTCATGGAACCCATGTTTCGGGAATTGTGGCTGGGGAAAATAACGGTTATGGGGTGACGGGAGTGGCATATAACGCTAAGATTATGCCTGTGAAAGCTTTAGATGCTTCTGGCTCTGGATCTTATAGTGCGATCGCCAACGGCATCTACTACGCTGTAGATAATGGTGCAAAAGTCATTAATCTCAGTCTTGGTGGTGATTATTCCAGTCGCACTCTCAAGTCTGCAATTGAATATGCTAGTAGCAAAGGGGCAATTGTCGTCATGGCAGCCGGTAATGATGGGGACTCAAAACCGGACTATCCTGCTAACTATGCTAACAAGACTGGCATTGCCGTTGGCGCTGTCGATGAAAATGGTAATTTGGCAGATTTCTCTAACCGTTCTGGTAGCAGTGACATCGCTTATGTGACAGCCCCAGGAGTGAATGTTTATTCATCAGTGCCTAATAATGAGTACGCTAACTATAGCGGCACATCGATGGCATCTCCTTACGTTGCTGGTGTAGTAGCCTTAATGTTGAGTGCTAACCCGAATTTAACTGATAGCCAAGTACGTAGTATTATTACTAGTACAGCCGGAAATAACAATAATAAAAATACCCAAACAACAGACTCTAACTCTGGATTTGATTTGGACTTTGGTAGTCTTCTCGATGATTTATTTACAGGTTTAGATGTCAATCAGTCATTAACTAAATCCTCTACTTTTAGCATTAAATCTTTTTCAGAAAACAGCACTATCTCTGATAAATCGCAGACAATATCTGTACAATCTTACAATCAAATATCCACTAATTCCCAGATGGAATTTGTCCGATATTATCAAGATTCTCCCGCCAACAGCCTAGCCAATAGCCCAACTGATGTGAATAACGGTAACAATCTTGATTTTGGTACATTAATCAATCAAATTGTCAAACAACTGGAAGATTACCAAAAATTGTTGGGGAGATAGAAGGCTAGAGGTTATACCAATTCAAAATTCAAAATCCAGTAAATATTAAGGTATAGTGTGTTACAAATCAGTTAACAGTTAACAGTTACCAGTTAATAAACACTGTTTACTGTTCACTGTTGACGCACCATGTTTTTCGGTGCGTCAAGCGTTACTATAGTAAGGATAATGAAGAGAACTTCTTAATTTGGTTGTTCTGGTTCTTTATCTTCAGAATTAGTTGTTTTTGACTCTAATAAGCTATTGTAATCATTGCGTGTTTGTTTGTCTGATTTCTGCTCTTGCACAACTTGAGTAGCATAAACTTCTACATCTCGCTGAATGATGTCTTCTACTTGACCAGCAAAAATACTAAATGCTTGTTCATGACTAGTATAGTTTTGATATACACCTGTCAGTTGGGAAAATTGCCAAGCTTGAGTTTTGAGTGATTCTGCTGTGCGTCGGTAGTGTCGCCAGCGTTCTCCGTAGTGAAAAAATTCTTCAATAGCTGCACTAATAGCAACTACTTGACTCAATCCAAATGTTGAGACAATTAGCACCTTTCTCGCGGGTTCATTATTAATATTGAAACTAACTAAAGCTGGAAGAATTATACCACCAACAATTGTGGTAATCCTGAGAAAATAGTAGCGATCGCGTGCCTGATTGGCTTTATTTTCCATCCAGAGTAATTGCTCTAACCAGCGCGATCGCAAAAAATGTTTTTGCAAGTTACCCAAATTCATACTTGCAAATAAACTATCAAAATCTTGTTTTAAAAATTCCTGATAACTATTTTTTTTCCCCATTATTCACTCCTAAGTAGATAGCAGACCCTTGATAATTTTGGCTAAGTTTTCCCAACTGTTTTGTAAATTATCTAACTTAATGTAGTGTAATATACCAGATTTTCCTAACTCGATGGCGCGAGCATTAGTAGTTTTTCCCTGTAAAGCCATTGCTAGGATATCTGCGGTTCTACCACTCCCAGCCACCACCACAACCAAACGTCCAGCTTGAATGCTGTGGAATGCGTCTACAAAAGTAATTTCCCCACCATTGAGGAGTATAGTTATTGATGGCTTACCATCAGCTAGCAAAGTTGCTAATTGAGCAATCCAAGGTGATTCATCACCCCAATTACTACCTGGAACAAGGACAAAATGACTATGATTAGGCTCTAAATAAATGGAATCAGTAGAGGTTGCCAGTAAACCAACTTTGCTCTTAGGTACAACTCCAATTAAGGGAAACTTAGCACCAATTTGCCTACGAGCTTCACCCATTAAGCGCATGACTCCCGCATCTGTACCTCCATCAACAACATACGCACCTAAATTTTCCGCGATGGGAGCTAACACTTCGACAAATAAATTTTTAATTCCAGGAAAATCATCTGGACTCATGTTACTTGCACCTCCCACTATCACCAAGGTAGGGCAAGAAGTTGACAAACCCATGTATCTGAGAAGATGAAATAATTCTGTTGGTTGTTCTATGCAAACAGCATCTGCTATCTGCCCACTATCAAAGCTAATTTTTAAATGTTGTTCCATCTTCTAGAAAAAATAGAGGTTGAGAGATTGTTTGAAAAGTTACTCTTCTAGGCGATTAGAAATCGCGTCTACACAGACAAAACCCACCTCCGTGGGTTGGAAATATTTGATTTTGGATTAGTCTGCGGAGACAGACTTTGCCTGTGTAGTAGCGAATTATATTCGCCTCATTCTTTTCAAATATCCTGTGAGATAGTCCTGGATTTTTGGGTAATGAATGGTAGTGTAAATAAGGAAATTGTGTAACCAATTTACTCATGACTGCTGCTGTCTTACTAGAGAACGTATACAAGTTTTACAACAATACCCCTGTAGTTAATGATTTGTCATTTGCTATTGAGCCGGGAGAAATATTTGCCCTCCTTGGCCCCAACGGTGCAGGAAAATCTACAACAATTCGGATGCTAACTACCCTTACCAAACCATCTCAAGGACAGGTACAGGTAGGAGGGTATGATGTGGTGCGTCAACCACGGCAAGCAAAGCAGAGTATTGGTGTTGTCTTGCAGCAAATTAGCGTGGATGGTGATTTAAGTGTTTGGGAAAATATGGAGTTGCATGGCAGACTGCATCACATAGCTAACCCACAACGCCAGCGACTCATTAATCAATGGTTGGAATATGTGGAATTATCAGACAGACGCGAGAGTTTAGTAAAAACTCTGTCTGGAGGGATGAAACGCAGATTGCAGATAGCTAGAGCTTTATTGCATCAGCCACAAATCTTGTTTCTAGACGAACCGACGGTAGGGTTAGATCCCCAAACAAGAAGACGGCTGTGGGAGATTATTCAAGATTTGCATAAACAAGGCATGACTATGTTACTCACGACTCATTATATGGATGAGGTGGAATATTTATGTGATGCTTTTGGCACTGCTAAACCGGGGCGTATCGGGATTATGGATGGTGGTAAGCTGATCTCTTTAGGCACTTTACAACAACTGCGTTCTGCTCACGGTGAAGGTTTAGTGATGAAACAGTTGAGCGCTACCGCAACAGAGAACAATAGCTCACGAGGCTGGGAGTATTTATTTTTCCCTTCTTTGGCAGAAGCTAACATTTATTTGCATCAACAGCCAGATAAAACAGGCATGATGGTGCGTCCCTCTAACTTAGAAGATATTTTTGTGGAGTTAACAGGGCGACAATTAAATTAATCAAGCTTTACAGTTGCTGTAGTAGAGCTTCTACTCTCGCCACACCATCTATATCGTTGCGCTTTTTGTATAAGTCACGGGCTTTTTGCAGCAGGTTACTTGCTTGTTTGGTTTGTCGTCGTTGTTTGTACATCGCCGCCATAAATTCGTAAGTCTGAGCATTGTTTCTATCCAGGTTGATGGCTTGCTCAAATGCCCAATTAGCGGCTTCGTAGTCTCCCATACGTGATTGAGTAATGCCTAAACCCACATAAGCATTAACGTTGTTGCGGTTCAATTGTATGGCACGGCGATAAGCTTCTTTCGCGCCAGATGTATCACCCAGGTTGCCTTTGATATAACCTACAGCATAGTAAAAATCACTGTTGTTAGGGTCAAGGCCAATAGCTCGGCGGTATGATGCTAGTGCTGCCTGGAAATTTCCTTGTTGCGCGTATAAATACCCAATCCCCGAATGGATTTTGGCATTTCTGGGTTCGATCGCTGCCGCTTGTTGATAAACTGCGATCGCTCCGTTATAATCACCACCATTCACCAGTCTTCGTCCCTCATCTAGCAATTGCTTCAACTCTGGGTTAATGGCTTGCACAACTAAAACCTGAGCTTGAGCCGCAGTAGGGATAGTAGCAGCACAACATCCTAATAACAGTACACTCAACATGAAGGATATGCGTTTGTACACAGTAAATTTCCTGAAATTATGATGAACTTTTTTCTTGTACATTAAAACAAAAATTTTGCTTTTTGAAAACTGTATTTATTTGTCTTCACAAAATATTAATAATCCGTAAATTCCCTCACGCTGTTCCCAACAGAAAAACCAGAATTTCTACTGAGTTCATTAAATGGGACTGTGGACTATTGATTTCTAACAGACAAAAGCTAAAAATCTATGACAATTGCATAATTTTTTAACAGGATGTGACGTGATGATTTTAACTACAACTGATGTAATTCAAGGCGCAGTGATTGACTCATATTTAGGTATTGTGACCGCAGAAGTAGTCTATGGTAGTAATTTTCTCCGAGATTTTTTAGCAAGTATTCGAGATGTAATTGGTGGACGTACTGGCAGTTATGAGCGTTTATTTGAACAAGGACAACGTAAAGCAATGGAAGAATTAGAACAAAGGGCGCAACGTTTGGGAGCAAATGCTGTAATTGGGATTGAAATTGACACTGGCACAATCAATATTGATCAATCAGGTGTTTTATTATTGATTACAGCTACAGGTACTGCTGTGAAAATCCGTTAAGAGAATTCCTTATCAAAAAGGATACTAAATTTTTCTAGGGAATTAGCAAAATGTTGCACTTAATATTTTGTAGAGACAAAATAGATAATTTTTCCCATGAAAATCTTTATCTATTCATCACTGAATAATATATACCAATCTAATTTAATTACTATAATTAGTGAATTTTCAATGCTAATATTTTTTAGATTAAATACATCTTTTATTTCCGACTCAAGATAGAGCAAATAACTCTTTCTATTGATAGAGATTAAAATCAAAAATTAGACATTTAATTTTAGCGTAGGTCTAAACGTAAGTAACCAAAAAATACTTGACTGCAGTCAAAATAGTCAGGAGAAAATACACTATGTCATACGTAAATCGAGTTGACGACGATGTTATCCAGCCTGAATCAAGCATAGTTACGAGAGTCGGTGATTACCATGATCGTGTTCGTTGGGGCCCAATCATTTCTGGTGTCTTGGTTGCCTTAGCTACGCAATTAATTTTAAGTGCTTTGTTTGCCGCTATTGGTGCTGGCACAATTGCCAACTCAGGCGCACCCAGAAGCATTGCACCTGGAGTTGCTGGTAATGTGGGACTGTGGTCAACTATTGCGTTATTAATTTCCCTATTTACTGGTGGTTGGGTGACAGCTCGTGCTTCTGGCCCCATGAACCGGAATACAGCCTTACTCAATGGGGCAATTCTTTGGGCGACGACTTTGGCACTTAGCTCATGGCTATTGGCTAGTGGAGTATCTGGTGCTTTTGGCATTGCTGCTTCTAATGCAGGAGAAGTAATTAACCAAGTCCAACAACCCGGTACATCAGTACCACCTAATGTTCCCAATGTTACACCAGAGCAAGCGCGGGACATCGCTGCTGCAACTTCTAGAAGCTTATGGTGGTTTGTCTTCGGTTCTTTGTTGGGTTTAGTTGCTTCACTGATGGGTGCAGCAGCCGGAGTTCGCAACCCCAGAACTAACAATTGATTGATGAGAATTGAGAGTCATATCATACCCGACTTCTCAAAAAAGCCGGGTACTTGAAACTTGAGTGAGCAGATACAATTAGAAGAAACTGTAAAAAACCCATTTTCCTGATGAATCTTCAAAGAGTCACAAATTTGAATAGGCTGTCTCTTCATGTTCTGGTTGAACAAGCTCAAGCAGGTCATTTTATCGCATCAGTGCCAGAGTTACCTAATTGTGTGGCCGAAGCTGAAAATCGTACAGATGCGATCGCTGCTGTACAAGAGCAGGTTAGAGTTAGACTGACGAATATTGAGGTACTAACCCTAGAAGTGGCAAATAATCCTTGGACAGATTTTATCGGAATGTTTAAGGGAGATGATGACTTTGCTTCCATAGCTCAAGAACTGCGTGCTGAACGCGAGTTGGATATAGATACCGCCGTATGAGCCTTTGGGTGTTAGATACAGATCATGTATCGCTGCTATTAGAACAGCATCCACTGGTGAGCCGTCGAGTGTCAGAGGTGGGAGCAGAGGTAGCGATTTCTATTGTGACGGTTTAGGAATTGTTTAATGGTTGGGTGGTGAGAATCAACAGTGCGCCAAAAGTTGAAGATGTTGTGCGACTGTATGGAAAGTTGAGCCGGACAGTTGCTCTATGTGGACGGGTAAGGGTGTTGGATTTTGATGATTTTGCTGCTTGTACGTTTGTGCGATTGCTCGAAGAAAATCCCACGTTATCAAAACAGCGATTGCACAAGGATATGCGAATTGCAGCAATTGCTTTGGCTCTTGATGCAGTTCTAGTGACGCGAAACTATCGAGATTTTTCTCAAGTGCCTTCTTTAAAGATTGAAGATTGGTCACGGCAAGACGGATGATCATTGTTGCCACTGCTTACTGATTTCAATAATGTTCGTGCTGTTATGAGGTGAAAGTAACCCTTCTCCGACTAGAATACCTTTCATACTCTTTTTTTGGCTAAGGTATTGTTTAAGCCACCCAGATTCAAGTGGCGACTACTTTAACAACGCTACTGTAGACATGGGGTTCAACATGAGCGATCGCTTCATGAAACTTTTCATCATGTAATTCTTTAAATCGCGGTTGCTGTCTTAAAATATCAATCTGTGCTGCTGATTGCCAATGAGCGATCGCTACTACCTTAGAACCATCATCACTTTTGAGTAACTGAGCATCGAGAAACCCAGGCTGAGACTGCACCACCTCAGTATAAATCTGCTGGATGCGCTCAAACGCATCCTCTTGCTTACCAGCATTGACAGTAAAAACGTTGACGAAAGTAATCATTTGTGTATTATGATTGCCGATTAGGTTGATTGTAGCGCTAGCTTTACTCAATACTAAGATATACATTGGGTTCCGCAGATCATGTTGTGGCTCCCCAACCTACTAATACTTAACTCACCAAAGCGATTGTATATTTTTTTAGTGAGAAGTCCCTAACTCCTGGTAATCTCTGGATGGGTTAAAATTAGGCATGATTCTCAGCTGGCTAATCCTGTATTTATGACTATGCACAATTCCGTTGCTAACAAAGCTTTTGAGCGAGACGCTTTTGATGTCATTGTCGTCGGTGCAGGTCACTCTGGTTGCGAAGCAGCACTGGCTACAGCTCGCCTTGGCTGTCGTACCCTCTTACTAACTCTCAACTTAGATAAAATTGCTTGGCAACCTTGCAATCCTGCGGTGGGAGGGCCTGCTAAATCTCAGTTGACCCATGAGATAGATGCTTTGGGTGGGGAAATTGGCAAGATGGCAGACCGCACATATCTGCAAAAGCGTATCCTCAACTCTTCACGAGGGCCGGCAGTGTGGGCATTACGCGCCCAAACAGACAAGCGAGAATATGCGGCTGTGATGAAAAATATTGTGGAAAACCAAGAGAATTTGAGCATCCGCGAAGGTATGGTGACAGACTTGGTGTTGGGTGCTGATAATCAAGTCATCGGTGTGGAAACCTATTTTGGTGTGACCTTTGATTGTCAAGCTGTGATTCTCACTACAGGGACTTTTCTGGGTGGCAAGATTTGGGTAGGCAATAAATCAATGCCCGCCGGCCGTGCGGGAGAATTTGCAGCAGAGGGATTAACGCAAACATTGAATCGCTTGGGGTTTGAAACTGGTAGACTCAAGACTGGTACACCTGCACGGGTGGATAAGCGCTCTGTAGATTACAGCAAAATGGAAGTCCAGCCAGGGGATACAGAGGTGCGGTGGTTTAGTTTTGACCCAGAGGTGTGGGTAGAGAGAGAACAGCTACCTTGTCATATGACACGCACCACGGCCCAAACCCATCGCTTGATTAGAGAAAATTTGCACTTGTCACCTGTGTACGGTGGTTGGGTGGAAGCGAAAGGGCCACGTTATTGTCCTAGTATTGAGGATAAGATTGTCCGTTTTGTGGATAAAGATAGCCACCAAATATTTATTGAACCAGAGGGTAGAGATATTCCGGAATTATATATCCAAGGGTTTTCTACAGGGTTGCCGGAGAATCTGCAACTACAGATGTTGCGGACTCTCCCTGGTTTGGAAAATTGCGTAATGCTACGTCCAGCTTATGCGGTGGAATATGATTATTTACCCGCAACCCAGTGTTATCCCACACTGATGACAAAAAAAATTGCTGGGTTGTTTTGTGCTGGACAGGTGAATGGCACAACTGGTTATGAAGAAGCCGCAGCTCAGGGAATTGTCGCCGGAATTAATGCGGCCCGGTTTGTCCGTGGTCAGGAGATGATTGTTTTCCCCCGTGAGCAAAGTTACATTGGTACTTTGGTTGATGACCTGTGTACAAAAGACTTACGGGAGCCTTACCGGATGCTAACCAGTCGTTCAGAGTATCGGTTGTTACTGCGTTCTGATAATGCTGACCAGCGTCTTACACCCTTGGGACGAGAAATTGGCTTGATTGACGATCGCCGTTGGCAAATGTTCACTGACAAACAAGCCCAAATTACTGGTGAGAAAGAACGGTTGTATGCGACCAGAATCAAAGAACATGAGCAAGTAGGTAAAGCGATCGCTGACGATACTCAACAAGCCATCAGAGGTTCGATTACTCTGGCTGACTTACTGCGTCGTCCCGGATTTCATTATGTTGACTTGGATAAATACGGACTAGGCAATCCCAGCTTAAACCAAGCCGCCAGAGAAGGAGCAGAAATAGATATCAAATATTCTGGCTACCTGGCTAGACAACAAAGCCAAATCGAACAAATTGCTAGGCAAGCAAATCGTCAGTTATCTCCCGACTTAGATTACACACAAATTGATACCCTGTCTAAAGAAGCGAGGGAAAAACTCACCAAGGTAAAACCACTGACTATTGGGCAAGCGGCTCGTATCGGTGGTGTCAATCCTGCGGATATTAATGCCTTATTAATTTATTTAGAATTGCGTCAAACCAAGCAGCAGAACGGATTAGCGGCTTTATCTTAACTTCATCTTGATAAAGGGTGAGTATATTAGAAGAGGGATGGGTAAGATAGATGACAAGAGTTCAGTCCTGGCATCATCAACGATCCCCAGTTTTACGTTGGATTTAACACAACAGAATTCAGCACTCAGGAGTCAGAATTCAGCATGAATTCTGTACGACTGGTGGGTCTGACTCCTCTAGCAAGATCCCGTAGGGTATTCTGACTCCTGAATTCTGGCTTCTGAATTCTTCTTCAACATTCCCATTTCCAGGTAGTAGGGGCGGTGTTCCCAATCCTGGCAGCTACCACCCAAAATGCTTATGTTACAAAAAGCTAGCACCCATCTCATTATTCCAGAACCATCAGAAGACTTGATTGTAAACGAGCCTTGGTCAATAGACTTTTATGCTGATGGCTTGATGGATGAACTTTTTGCTGATATTGACGAGATTCTGGATACAAATCTCCCCCACTTAACTAATAAGAGAGGTAGACCACTACGCCAAGCATCTCCAGTCAGTAGTGATTGGTTTCATCACCAAGGCAATCAACAAACTATAGAATATGACCATCTGCAAACACTGGATATTCCGCAGATTGTCTTGCCAAATACACTTAACCGTGTGCAAACTGTTGCCCCTGTAAGGAGCAAAGTTGGGGGTAAGGTTGTAGTTGATACTGCTGCTGTCAAAGCAGTTACCAAAGTTCGTACCAAACCCAGGCTAACTTTAGGTAAACTGTTGATGATCGGTACAACTACAGGAGTAGCGATCGCTGGTGTATTCTACATCATCCAATCTGGTTTGTTAATTCGGCTAACTGCCAAACTCACCCAACCAAACATTCAGATATCACAAGCACAATTTCTGCCTAAACCAGATGTGGAAGGAGATTTAGTTAACTATATGTTGGGAGCTATGGCAATTTTAGATCAGCAAGATGCCACAACTCAGCAGCCAGTCCGATCAGTTGCTAGTAGGGTCATTTCTCAGCCTTCATCTCTGGCTCTTAACAATAATCAAGCACCTGTGGGTAACTTGCCATCTCCCCTCATGGCTAACAATACACCACCCAGTCCTAGCCAAGGTACAAACGTCGTTGAGCGTATTTACATCCCTGTGTATCAAGCGCCATCACCAATGCGCTATGCACCACCACCGATTCCTGGTATTACCTCACCTCTACCACCAATTGCCAATAATCCTCAAGCTGGTCAATCTCAGGTAGTGAAAAATGCTTTGAATCAAACAGCACCATCGGGCAAACCTGCAACTGTGAATATGTTAGCTGGGGCTGTGCGCTCAGAACTTAAACCTGTGGCTGTACGTAATGCACCCATCAACGTGCAACAGTCACCTAACTTGCTACCGACATTGCCCGTTGTGCCATTTGGGGCTAGTTTGCCACAACAGCCGAATAGTGGTGGTGATGCAGTACCAGTAGCATCACTCACTGTTGCTTCTGCTGCACCTACTCCCACACATACTTTAGAAGGCTTACTAGAATTGGGTAACAAATCTGTGGCTTTATTTCAAGTTAATGGCGTAAGTCGGCGTGTCAACATTGGCGAAACTATTGGTTCTAGTGGTTGGACATTAGTGGAAGTCAATAACGGTGAAGCCATCGTTCGACGTAACGGTGAAGTGCGATCGATTTATGCAGGGCAGAAATTGTAATAGGAATAACGGTAGTTTTTCAATGGGTGCAACACATGATTATCAAGGGACACAAAATTTCTGTGTCCCTCCTTTAGTTGCTCATGTAGCCAAAATTCATCTGGATTATTTAATACCAATTCTCAAAAACTTGGCAACAGATGAAAACTCTGAAAACTATACACAATCTGGATTTATTAATTACGTAGCTTGCTTCTCGCCTTTGGCGAGTATTACGTAGGCGCAAGCCTTCCCATAGGGTATTACGAATTACGAATTGACATCACTGGTGGATTGATTTCAAAGTGAATATGATGATCATGTCCACTGGCAAATTTACATAACCCGGCTGTGATCAATTGACGATCATTAAAGAAAACTGCCCGGACTAATTTTTGACGACGGATAGACAAAAGAATTGCTCTAGCTGCATCTTGATCGTATTCAGAGTTAGTCCAGAAAATACCCCCAAATTTACCATCTTTTCTAGGTAAGAAGACATCGCACATCATCCCAGTTTCATGTCCTTGATGATCTGGGGTATCACCGCCATGAGGCAGACTCACATCATTGATGGCAAAATGACTAGCACCAGGATAATTCTGACGATAACTGTTTTGATAATCTTGAGCAATTTCTTTGATGACATCAGCTAACCAATGTGTACCGAAATCGTGATTATCTTGAGTTTCTGCTAGTTCTCCATTGATCAAACCATTTTGCGGTTCACTTTTTGGCATCAACACCCACTGCGGCGCATTAGCAGCTTGCAACCATTTATGAGTCATGCCATTAACATCAATTCTACCGTCAGCTTGAATGGTACTACGACCAGCAATAATCGACTGAAATAGTCGAATCGCTTCATCTAATCCTCTGTCTCGACTTGTGGTGCTGGGATCACCTACCCAGGTGTAGCCTAATTCATGTAATCTGGCTTTGACAGCTTTGACTTCATCAGGTTTGTTGACTCCACCAACTCCCACACTACCAGTCAGCTTGATCACTGGGGCTACTGATTTGCTAGATGTTGGAGACAAGACGACTTTAAACTTGATTTCTAGACTTTGATCAGCGATCGCTATTAACATTGTGCGATCGCCTGGTGTATTAAACACAAAATTAAATTGCCATTTACCATCTTGAGCAATTTTGCCACCTTCCACAGGGAAGCGATCGTCAATTAGTACTGACAAAACTTTGCCTTGATCTGCTAAACGTGCTACACCTTCCACAGTAAAAACTTGTCCTGGTGCAACTTCTTGCGGCGCACGGATGAGTTGTAACTGTTCTACTGGTGGGGAAATCTCCACTCCACCAGCATTAGTTAATAACTTTTGGGCTTCTGGTAGTAAGTTAATAACTTTGGTGACATAGTTAGGATCAGCTGAATAGCCTTTAGTCTTGAGAAAGCCAATAAAATTTTCTGGCGTATTGGTATGTTCTTCTAAACCTTTATAGGGAGTCCGTGTTAAAAACTTCCAATAACCCATCAAGAAAGCATCAATATCAGGAAACTGGCAAAACTCAACTTCCTTTGACTCTGATGGTACTTGAATTTTTAAGGGTTCAGCAAAACCTTTCATATCAGGATCTCGCCATTTCAAACCAGCAAAGTTATTAGCTTTCACAGCAAGATCACTATTACCCCTAGCCGATTCTAATAACCATTGTGCCAAAGTGACTTCTTTTAATATCTGCCGACTAATATCATTAATTTGGACAGCATCAATACCAGTTTTTGAAAATATTAACCCTAAATCTGCATGAGAATATTTGTTAGCTAAATCATCTATTAATGCCATATTTTGCTCTGCTATCAATTAGTTTCTCTAAAAATATGAGAAATTTTATCTATAACCCGCATTTCTCACAAAACGGTAGGGGCGAGTTCAGGAGATATTCGTGAATAATGGAAGCA
Coding sequences within it:
- a CDS encoding S8 family peptidase — translated: MPIHDVSHKSNLFDGQSAAYPSSSDIFPIPNNYNFNFGNGGSSDPEGDDDSEMAAKAVATTSSYNSTNGYGLINAGAAVSQAAGQSPYNDVPNLGGTNWGLDAINAPEAWANGYTGNGVIVAVIDTGVDANHQDLKNNIWTNTKEIAGNGIDDDGNGYVDDVHGWNFNDNNNNTLDNNGHGTHVSGIVAGENNGYGVTGVAYNAKIMPVKALDASGSGSYSAIANGIYYAVDNGAKVINLSLGGDYSSRTLKSAIEYASSKGAIVVMAAGNDGDSKPDYPANYANKTGIAVGAVDENGNLADFSNRSGSSDIAYVTAPGVNVYSSVPNNEYANYSGTSMASPYVAGVVALMLSANPNLTDSQVRSIITSTAGNNNNKNTQTTDSNSGFDLDFGSLLDDLFTGLDVNQSLTKSSTFSIKSFSENSTISDKSQTISVQSYNQISTNSQMEFVRYYQDSPANSLANSPTDVNNGNNLDFGTLINQIVKQLEDYQKLLGR
- a CDS encoding DUF4231 domain-containing protein, whose product is MGKKNSYQEFLKQDFDSLFASMNLGNLQKHFLRSRWLEQLLWMENKANQARDRYYFLRITTIVGGIILPALVSFNINNEPARKVLIVSTFGLSQVVAISAAIEEFFHYGERWRHYRRTAESLKTQAWQFSQLTGVYQNYTSHEQAFSIFAGQVEDIIQRDVEVYATQVVQEQKSDKQTRNDYNSLLESKTTNSEDKEPEQPN
- a CDS encoding ABC transporter ATP-binding protein, yielding MTAAVLLENVYKFYNNTPVVNDLSFAIEPGEIFALLGPNGAGKSTTIRMLTTLTKPSQGQVQVGGYDVVRQPRQAKQSIGVVLQQISVDGDLSVWENMELHGRLHHIANPQRQRLINQWLEYVELSDRRESLVKTLSGGMKRRLQIARALLHQPQILFLDEPTVGLDPQTRRRLWEIIQDLHKQGMTMLLTTHYMDEVEYLCDAFGTAKPGRIGIMDGGKLISLGTLQQLRSAHGEGLVMKQLSATATENNSSRGWEYLFFPSLAEANIYLHQQPDKTGMMVRPSNLEDIFVELTGRQLN
- a CDS encoding tetratricopeptide repeat protein is translated as MYKRISFMLSVLLLGCCAATIPTAAQAQVLVVQAINPELKQLLDEGRRLVNGGDYNGAIAVYQQAAAIEPRNAKIHSGIGYLYAQQGNFQAALASYRRAIGLDPNNSDFYYAVGYIKGNLGDTSGAKEAYRRAIQLNRNNVNAYVGLGITQSRMGDYEAANWAFEQAINLDRNNAQTYEFMAAMYKQRRQTKQASNLLQKARDLYKKRNDIDGVARVEALLQQL
- a CDS encoding YbjQ family protein, which translates into the protein MILTTTDVIQGAVIDSYLGIVTAEVVYGSNFLRDFLASIRDVIGGRTGSYERLFEQGQRKAMEELEQRAQRLGANAVIGIEIDTGTINIDQSGVLLLITATGTAVKIR
- a CDS encoding type II toxin-antitoxin system HicB family antitoxin, encoding MNLQRVTNLNRLSLHVLVEQAQAGHFIASVPELPNCVAEAENRTDAIAAVQEQVRVRLTNIEVLTLEVANNPWTDFIGMFKGDDDFASIAQELRAERELDIDTAV
- a CDS encoding type II toxin-antitoxin system VapC family toxin — encoded protein: MFNGWVVRINSAPKVEDVVRLYGKLSRTVALCGRVRVLDFDDFAACTFVRLLEENPTLSKQRLHKDMRIAAIALALDAVLVTRNYRDFSQVPSLKIEDWSRQDG
- a CDS encoding antibiotic biosynthesis monooxygenase; amino-acid sequence: MYILVLSKASATINLIGNHNTQMITFVNVFTVNAGKQEDAFERIQQIYTEVVQSQPGFLDAQLLKSDDGSKVVAIAHWQSAAQIDILRQQPRFKELHDEKFHEAIAHVEPHVYSSVVKVVAT